One window of Chamaesiphon minutus PCC 6605 genomic DNA carries:
- a CDS encoding AAA family ATPase, which translates to MTHEIFDRLGNALQEVVFGQEETTKQLLIALLTGGHVILEGVPGTGKTMLARVLSQLIQADFRRIQLTPDILPADILGTNIFDLKSQEFILKKGPIFTQILLADEINRTPPKTQSALLEAMAEGQVTLDGETMVLSELFWTLATQNSLEFEGTYPLPEAQLDRFLFKLIVDYPAASAERELLASARLTQPGARVDAKKLQPVATVADCLAARKSVQQVTVNENAIDYLLALVQQTRQHPDLSLGASPRAAIAWLHASKSAAWLDRRQMVVPDDFKQVAIPLLRHRLVLRPEAQLDGLEIDTVIAGAIDRVPVPR; encoded by the coding sequence ATGACACACGAAATATTCGATCGACTCGGCAATGCTTTACAAGAAGTTGTATTCGGACAAGAAGAGACGACAAAACAACTTCTTATTGCTCTGCTAACGGGCGGTCATGTTATTTTGGAAGGAGTACCTGGAACTGGAAAAACGATGCTTGCCAGGGTACTATCGCAACTAATTCAGGCAGACTTTAGGCGGATTCAACTCACTCCAGATATTTTACCCGCAGACATTTTGGGTACGAATATTTTCGATCTTAAGAGTCAAGAATTTATCCTGAAAAAAGGGCCAATTTTTACGCAGATTCTGCTGGCTGACGAAATCAACCGCACCCCACCCAAAACCCAATCGGCACTACTCGAAGCAATGGCGGAAGGGCAAGTTACCCTAGATGGCGAGACGATGGTGTTATCAGAGCTATTTTGGACGCTCGCGACTCAAAATTCTCTCGAATTTGAAGGCACATATCCATTACCCGAAGCGCAACTCGATCGATTTTTATTTAAGCTCATCGTCGATTATCCCGCCGCAAGTGCCGAACGCGAATTGCTAGCCAGCGCACGACTGACTCAGCCAGGAGCCAGAGTAGACGCCAAAAAATTGCAACCTGTCGCCACCGTCGCCGACTGTCTGGCTGCACGCAAATCGGTACAACAAGTCACCGTCAACGAAAATGCGATCGATTATCTGCTCGCACTAGTTCAACAAACGCGCCAACACCCCGATCTCAGTCTGGGAGCCTCTCCCCGCGCTGCTATTGCCTGGTTACATGCTAGTAAATCTGCCGCATGGCTCGATCGACGTCAGATGGTAGTACCCGATGATTTCAAACAAGTTGCTATCCCCTTATTGCGCCATCGGTTAGTATTACGTCCCGAAGCTCAATTAGATGGTTTGGAAATAGATACTGTGATTGCAGGTGCGATCGATCGAGTGCCTGTGCCAAGGTAG
- a CDS encoding DUF4350 domain-containing protein, whose translation MTDFKKLLKQYWQLLLLGTIAIVLITIVSAMSGDGRQQGSSYSIAANGYSEWYGMMSERGIKIQRWQRSFLQLTREPQYQSETTLLQVNPQLERLELSDLQKKWIGSGNTLVILGVTAPAWEIPFRSDLESPQGNVRIETTRRFRADLARIGLPKDAFGEANLKDRAGSVVYGFRIGKGSLYIATTSYLAANAYQDFRPNYELLAELVTKEQKQVLVDEYIHGYVERKPKSATNARQDRTESLDRETDGDALEYLAGTPLIVVLMNILLGILILVWQQNRRFGKVIIPKQPEIDNSEAYIQALAGVLSQANSSEFVVQNIGRAERLAWQQKLGLGKDRLVEPQTLITAWENQTKLPTEDLRFVLQLTTAARRLTPAELTSWLTKVRTIDRQLRG comes from the coding sequence ATGACAGATTTTAAGAAGTTATTAAAACAGTATTGGCAATTATTGTTGCTAGGAACGATCGCGATCGTTTTAATTACGATCGTCAGTGCTATGAGTGGGGATGGCAGACAGCAAGGATCGAGTTATAGTATCGCGGCAAATGGTTATAGTGAATGGTATGGCATGATGTCCGAACGTGGGATTAAAATCCAACGTTGGCAACGATCGTTTCTCCAACTTACACGCGAGCCTCAATACCAATCGGAAACAACACTCCTGCAAGTCAATCCTCAATTAGAACGATTGGAACTAAGCGATCTCCAGAAAAAATGGATCGGTAGTGGCAACACGCTCGTTATTTTAGGTGTAACAGCACCAGCTTGGGAAATTCCATTTCGATCGGATCTAGAGAGTCCTCAAGGCAATGTGCGAATTGAAACTACTCGGAGATTTAGAGCCGATCTTGCCAGAATTGGCTTGCCTAAAGATGCTTTTGGCGAGGCAAATTTGAAAGATCGTGCTGGTAGTGTTGTTTATGGATTTAGAATCGGTAAAGGGTCGCTTTATATAGCAACGACATCATATTTAGCAGCCAATGCCTATCAAGATTTTCGACCGAATTATGAATTACTCGCCGAACTAGTTACTAAAGAGCAGAAGCAAGTATTGGTAGATGAATATATTCATGGCTATGTAGAACGCAAACCCAAATCAGCGACTAATGCTCGACAAGATCGAACGGAATCGCTCGATCGCGAAACAGATGGCGATGCTCTAGAATATCTAGCTGGTACGCCCTTAATTGTTGTCTTAATGAATATCCTGCTGGGTATATTAATATTAGTGTGGCAGCAAAATCGTAGATTTGGTAAAGTTATTATCCCCAAACAGCCAGAAATTGATAATAGCGAAGCATATATTCAAGCACTTGCTGGAGTCCTCAGCCAAGCCAACAGCAGTGAATTTGTAGTCCAAAATATCGGTAGAGCCGAACGCTTGGCTTGGCAACAAAAATTAGGGTTGGGCAAAGATCGATTGGTAGAACCACAGACATTAATTACCGCCTGGGAAAATCAGACTAAATTACCGACCGAAGATCTCCGCTTTGTTTTACAATTAACCACGGCAGCACGACGCCTGACACCTGCCGAATTAACAAGCTGGTTGACAAAAGTCCGCACGATCGATCGACAGCTTAGGGGATAG
- a CDS encoding DUF4129 domain-containing protein: MMDEIQCVANQRSYHKYMSTAAEKTSWRWQLEQLQQQLGEWIEVKLRSDDRDLNLDIFPPWLGPLLVQIVWLILAGLVIWIGYRIIYPYWQNWLQQQKDRSNSTLDRSPAKVYTVAELLAQSQQFQQDGDYTQASRWLYLALLQRLNDAKLIPHQFSRTDREYLQLLSAVPVANVGEVLVLLHEQLHFGDRQVSSADFDRCQQAYRQVENQLIVDSLELGVGCL, encoded by the coding sequence ATGATGGACGAGATACAATGTGTTGCGAACCAGCGTAGCTACCACAAATATATGTCCACTGCGGCTGAAAAAACAAGTTGGCGATGGCAGTTGGAACAACTCCAACAGCAATTGGGAGAATGGATTGAAGTCAAGTTGAGATCGGACGATCGAGATTTAAATCTCGATATCTTTCCACCCTGGTTGGGGCCATTATTAGTCCAAATTGTGTGGTTGATCTTAGCTGGATTAGTCATTTGGATCGGCTATCGCATCATCTATCCCTACTGGCAAAATTGGTTGCAGCAACAAAAAGATCGATCGAACTCGACGTTAGATCGCTCGCCAGCAAAAGTCTACACGGTAGCAGAGTTACTAGCTCAGTCCCAACAGTTTCAGCAAGATGGCGACTATACTCAAGCGAGTAGATGGCTGTATTTGGCACTGCTGCAAAGATTGAATGACGCCAAGTTAATTCCGCATCAATTTAGCCGCACCGATCGCGAATATCTTCAGCTATTAAGTGCCGTTCCAGTTGCAAATGTGGGAGAGGTCTTAGTATTGCTTCACGAACAACTGCATTTTGGCGATCGACAAGTTTCAAGTGCCGATTTCGATCGATGTCAACAAGCTTATCGACAAGTTGAGAATCAGTTGATAGTTGATAGTTTAGAGTTAGGAGTTGGTTGCTTGTAA
- a CDS encoding Hpt domain-containing protein, with translation MNDLIDIDWEQLHQVSEDDPEFELELLTMLAEDVKLHITDLRQAVLDRDVVAIAHEAHYIKGASANVGVVSITALAKQIEQLAKEQTTTDTASQGERIKIGCNSIDQN, from the coding sequence ATGAACGATCTCATAGATATTGACTGGGAACAATTACATCAAGTTTCGGAAGATGACCCGGAATTTGAATTAGAATTACTCACAATGTTGGCAGAAGATGTCAAACTGCATATCACAGATCTTCGCCAAGCCGTGCTCGATCGCGATGTAGTGGCGATCGCTCATGAAGCTCATTACATCAAAGGTGCCAGTGCTAATGTAGGCGTCGTAAGTATTACAGCACTAGCCAAACAAATCGAGCAGCTAGCCAAAGAGCAAACGACGACTGATACGGCTTCGCAGGGTGAACGCATCAAAATCGGGTGTAATTCGATCGATCAAAACTAG
- a CDS encoding ISAs1 family transposase: MKLKPKHSIAEHFDDIEDIRIERGKKHKLIDIITISICAVVCGADGWIDIEMYGIARKKWLEKFLELPNGIPSHDTFARVFSQINPDEFNKSFLSWIKGISKITAGEIIAFDGKQSRNSGDEKNGQGVINTVSAWAASNRLVLGQKKVEGKSNEITALPELIQILDLAGCIVTIDAMGCQREIVKKIVEKDADYVIAVKKNQPTLYKQVKQLFKQAIETQGKDLNLSSFNSREMNRGREEIRNYLMITDVAEQIDPLQKWKKLTSIGMVESVRVVGGKTSVETRYFISSLESDAQKLAEGIRSHWSIENSLHWVLDVAFKEDDSRIRKDNAPANFAILRHIAVNIISENKSRKLSVRSKRFLATLDEEYSTELLEAIL, from the coding sequence ATGAAGCTGAAGCCTAAGCATAGTATCGCAGAACACTTTGACGACATAGAAGACATTAGGATTGAACGTGGAAAAAAACATAAACTAATCGACATCATCACGATCTCCATTTGTGCTGTAGTATGTGGGGCGGACGGATGGATAGATATAGAAATGTATGGTATAGCCAGAAAAAAATGGTTAGAAAAGTTCCTAGAACTACCGAATGGAATCCCATCTCATGATACATTTGCTAGAGTATTTTCACAAATTAATCCTGATGAATTTAATAAATCATTCCTGAGTTGGATTAAAGGAATAAGTAAAATAACCGCAGGAGAAATAATTGCCTTTGATGGAAAACAATCTCGAAACTCAGGAGATGAAAAGAATGGTCAAGGTGTAATTAATACAGTCAGTGCCTGGGCTGCAAGTAATAGATTAGTATTAGGTCAAAAGAAAGTAGAAGGAAAATCTAATGAAATCACAGCACTTCCCGAACTGATTCAAATCTTGGATTTAGCAGGATGTATCGTTACCATCGACGCAATGGGATGTCAAAGAGAAATAGTCAAAAAAATCGTCGAAAAAGATGCAGATTATGTAATTGCTGTAAAAAAGAATCAACCGACCTTGTACAAACAAGTAAAGCAGCTATTTAAACAAGCAATTGAAACTCAGGGAAAAGACCTCAACCTGAGTAGCTTCAACAGTAGAGAGATGAATAGAGGTAGAGAAGAAATTCGTAATTATTTAATGATAACAGATGTTGCGGAGCAAATAGATCCACTGCAAAAATGGAAAAAGTTAACTAGTATTGGCATGGTAGAATCAGTTCGAGTTGTCGGCGGAAAGACGAGTGTAGAAACTCGTTATTTTATCAGTAGTCTAGAGAGCGATGCTCAAAAATTAGCAGAGGGAATTAGAAGTCATTGGTCGATAGAAAATTCTCTTCACTGGGTGCTTGATGTTGCTTTTAAAGAAGATGATAGTCGAATTAGGAAAGATAATGCTCCAGCTAATTTTGCGATTTTACGACATATAGCAGTTAACATAATTAGTGAAAATAAAAGTCGAAAGTTAAGTGTTAGAAGTAAGAGATTCTTGGCGACACTTGACGAAGAATATTCAACTGAACTTTTAGAAGCTATTTTGTAA
- the sfsA gene encoding DNA/RNA nuclease SfsA has translation MATVSSRYVEIVLYTYPQLYSGILVKRYKRFFADIELATGELITAHCPNTGPMTGVCQIGAPVQVSFHDNPKRKLAYTWEMIEIDRVWIGINTALPNKLIKIALEQHLFPELETYQTIRSEVVYGQNGGSRIDFLLSGGDRSIYLEVKNTTWSIGDMAVFPDTETTRGQKHLRELIDVMPEYRAAMLYLINRGDKTKFSPGDTTDPVYGRLLRTAVAKGLEVLPCRFNITPEGVEYLGLAELIL, from the coding sequence TTGGCTACTGTTAGCAGTCGATATGTCGAGATCGTGCTTTATACCTATCCTCAACTCTATTCCGGCATTCTCGTCAAACGATACAAGCGATTTTTTGCAGATATAGAGCTAGCGACAGGCGAACTCATCACCGCTCATTGTCCGAATACTGGCCCCATGACTGGAGTCTGTCAAATTGGTGCGCCCGTGCAGGTATCGTTTCACGATAATCCTAAGCGTAAACTAGCTTACACTTGGGAAATGATTGAAATCGATCGCGTGTGGATCGGCATTAACACTGCATTGCCCAACAAGCTCATCAAAATCGCTCTAGAACAACATTTATTTCCCGAACTCGAAACATATCAAACCATTCGATCGGAAGTAGTCTACGGTCAAAATGGGGGCAGCAGGATCGACTTTTTGCTGTCTGGTGGAGATCGATCGATCTATCTAGAAGTGAAGAATACTACTTGGTCGATCGGGGATATGGCAGTTTTCCCCGATACCGAAACTACTAGAGGTCAAAAACACCTGCGCGAACTCATCGATGTCATGCCCGAATATCGGGCGGCGATGCTCTATTTGATAAATCGCGGCGACAAGACCAAATTCTCTCCTGGCGATACTACCGATCCCGTTTATGGTCGATTGCTACGGACGGCAGTAGCCAAGGGTCTAGAAGTACTGCCTTGTCGATTCAATATTACACCTGAAGGGGTGGAATATTTGGGATTAGCAGAACTAATCCTCTAA
- a CDS encoding AmpG family muropeptide MFS transporter, producing MKSISSYLAVFNSRKMVAILLLGFASGLPYALADDAFRAWLTKTGFDVKTIGWLSLVGLPYSLKFLWSPLIDYLRLPLLGRRRGWILAAQIGLIVTIMFLASQMGVIAGLDAAGKNNALQLVSITAVAMAFLSATQDIAVDAYRTDVVSTLEVGAGASVALLGYRVALLLTGWIAFVLADRIGWASVYGVMAIFLGIGIVGSFIAPNEKAHVTPKNIGEAVVQPFLEFFRRLGTQQAILVLIFIVVFRLGDAMVAKMAVPFLGAKGLTFSDTDIGNIRQGMGLIATIVGTLAGGSFLSKLGINRSLWIFGGLQAASNLAYYALALSGKNLSAMVVAINVENFCSGLAVAGFVGYLMSLCNPEFSATQFALLSSLMAVGRDLIAGPAAGELATKLGVGTDVAGLTGWGGFFLVTLAIALPGMVMLLFMAPWNTNSPEDAISRQDK from the coding sequence ATGAAGTCAATTTCTTCATACTTGGCAGTATTTAACAGTCGAAAAATGGTAGCAATCTTGCTACTTGGCTTTGCCTCTGGTTTACCATATGCTCTAGCTGATGATGCTTTTAGAGCATGGCTGACCAAGACTGGATTTGACGTCAAGACCATTGGTTGGTTGAGTTTAGTGGGTCTACCTTACTCGCTCAAATTTCTCTGGTCGCCATTAATTGACTATCTTCGACTACCTTTGTTGGGACGTCGGCGGGGCTGGATTTTGGCTGCTCAAATTGGGCTAATTGTCACAATTATGTTTTTGGCCAGTCAGATGGGGGTAATTGCGGGATTAGATGCCGCAGGTAAAAATAATGCCCTGCAATTAGTTTCGATTACCGCCGTGGCAATGGCGTTTTTAAGTGCTACCCAGGATATCGCCGTTGATGCCTACCGAACTGATGTCGTTAGCACCTTAGAAGTGGGAGCTGGCGCATCTGTGGCTCTGTTGGGCTATCGAGTGGCTTTACTGCTAACGGGTTGGATTGCCTTCGTTTTGGCGGATCGGATTGGCTGGGCATCGGTATATGGTGTCATGGCGATATTTTTGGGGATTGGGATCGTGGGTTCTTTCATCGCGCCCAATGAAAAAGCCCATGTTACCCCAAAAAATATTGGCGAAGCTGTCGTGCAGCCTTTTCTGGAATTTTTCCGCCGCTTGGGTACCCAACAAGCTATTTTAGTTTTAATTTTTATTGTGGTGTTTCGGCTCGGCGATGCCATGGTAGCTAAAATGGCGGTTCCTTTTCTCGGTGCCAAAGGGCTGACCTTTAGTGATACAGATATCGGGAATATTCGACAAGGGATGGGTCTAATTGCGACGATCGTTGGTACGCTGGCTGGCGGCTCCTTCTTAAGTAAATTAGGCATCAATCGCTCCTTATGGATTTTTGGCGGTTTACAAGCTGCGAGTAATTTGGCTTATTACGCTTTGGCCTTAAGTGGCAAGAATCTCTCGGCGATGGTAGTGGCGATTAATGTCGAAAATTTTTGTAGTGGTCTAGCTGTTGCAGGTTTTGTGGGATATCTAATGAGTCTATGCAATCCCGAATTTTCAGCTACTCAGTTTGCACTGTTATCCAGTTTGATGGCGGTAGGTCGAGATCTAATTGCTGGGCCAGCAGCGGGGGAACTGGCAACTAAGCTCGGAGTTGGGACTGACGTAGCTGGATTAACTGGCTGGGGAGGATTCTTTTTGGTTACGTTAGCAATAGCATTACCAGGGATGGTGATGCTGCTTTTCATGGCACCTTGGAATACGAATAGTCCTGAAGATGCTATCTCCAGGCAAGATAAGTAG
- a CDS encoding DUF2262 domain-containing protein gives MKYPDIECPELGVLRYEEDYDWYKGKFKIQQSDISIQLSTDAENSVTSALTRATNLVGELENYAQLAKEYAAQGLLQVKNETWIDDEDEEPLTPEQFQQRMTLESICIDSDGEVSFYHNDGDLFWGHCILVTMNSENRFIEAEIAG, from the coding sequence ATGAAATATCCCGATATTGAATGCCCAGAATTAGGAGTGCTGCGCTACGAGGAAGACTATGACTGGTATAAAGGAAAGTTTAAAATTCAACAATCGGATATTTCGATTCAGCTTTCAACTGATGCAGAGAATTCCGTAACCTCTGCACTTACAAGGGCTACTAATCTAGTGGGGGAGTTAGAAAACTATGCCCAGTTAGCTAAAGAGTACGCGGCTCAAGGGTTGCTACAAGTTAAGAATGAGACGTGGATTGATGATGAAGATGAAGAGCCATTAACACCCGAACAATTTCAGCAACGGATGACACTTGAGTCTATTTGTATCGATTCAGATGGTGAAGTATCCTTCTATCATAATGATGGCGATCTGTTTTGGGGACATTGTATTTTAGTGACTATGAATAGTGAAAATCGTTTTATTGAAGCTGAGATTGCGGGTTGA
- the psbA gene encoding photosystem II q(b) protein, with protein sequence MTTTLQRTQNANVWDRFCSWITSTENRIYVGWFGVLMVPTLLSATICFIIAFIAAPPVDIDGIREPVAGSLMFGNNIISGAVIPSSNAIGLHFYPIWEAASLDEWLYNGGPYQLVVFHFLIGIFCYMGREWELSYRLGMRPWICVAYSAPVAAATAVFLIYPIGQGSFSDGMPLGISGTFNFMIVFQAEHNILMHPFHMLGVAGVFGGSLFSAMHGSLVTSSLVRETTEVESQNYGYKFGQEEETYNIVAAHGYFGRLIFQYASFNNSRALHFFLGAWPVVGIWFTSLGVSTMAFNLNGFNFNQSVVDSQGRGINTWADIINRANLGMEVMHERNAHNFPLDLAAGEATPVALTAPTING encoded by the coding sequence ATGACCACAACCTTACAACGCACCCAGAACGCGAACGTCTGGGATCGCTTCTGTAGTTGGATTACCTCCACCGAGAACCGCATCTACGTCGGTTGGTTCGGCGTCCTGATGGTACCAACCCTCCTCTCCGCAACAATCTGCTTCATCATCGCCTTCATCGCCGCTCCTCCAGTAGACATCGACGGCATCCGCGAACCAGTAGCAGGTTCCTTAATGTTCGGCAACAACATCATCTCCGGTGCTGTTATTCCTTCCTCCAACGCTATCGGTCTTCACTTCTACCCCATCTGGGAAGCAGCTTCCTTAGATGAATGGCTATACAACGGCGGTCCTTACCAACTAGTAGTATTCCACTTCTTAATCGGTATCTTCTGCTACATGGGTCGTGAATGGGAACTCTCCTACCGCCTCGGTATGCGTCCTTGGATCTGCGTCGCTTACTCCGCTCCCGTAGCAGCAGCAACCGCAGTATTCTTAATCTACCCCATCGGTCAAGGTTCGTTCTCTGACGGTATGCCTTTAGGTATCTCCGGTACGTTCAACTTCATGATCGTCTTCCAAGCAGAGCACAACATCTTAATGCACCCCTTCCACATGCTCGGCGTAGCAGGTGTCTTCGGTGGTAGCTTGTTCTCCGCAATGCACGGTTCCTTAGTAACTTCCTCCTTAGTTCGGGAAACAACTGAAGTTGAAAGCCAAAACTACGGATACAAATTCGGACAAGAAGAAGAAACATACAACATCGTCGCAGCACACGGCTACTTCGGTCGGTTAATCTTCCAATACGCTTCCTTCAACAACAGCCGCGCACTACACTTCTTCTTAGGTGCATGGCCTGTAGTCGGCATCTGGTTCACCTCCTTGGGTGTAAGCACCATGGCGTTCAACCTCAACGGTTTCAACTTCAACCAATCGGTAGTTGATTCACAAGGTCGCGGCATCAACACTTGGGCAGACATTATCAACCGCGCTAACTTGGGTATGGAAGTAATGCACGAGCGTAATGCTCACAACTTCCCGCTCGACTTGGCTGCTGGTGAAGCTACTCCTGTTGCTTTGACTGCTCCTACCATCAACGGTTAA
- a CDS encoding pentapeptide repeat-containing protein, translating to MNTDELLRQYDNGKRDFILANLSDACLTERCLVQIDLSQSQLIDANLSRSNLRCANLSAAVLTRATLWRSNLTSASLMSANLNEARLIRAILTGIDGDRASLHKADLRLASLQGANLSQVNLVGADLRYADLTGVNLTGANLSRANLTGANLTKADLRGVTLAQAILENTNLCEASLIDVDLSCVDLRHAILG from the coding sequence ATGAATACCGATGAATTGCTCAGACAGTACGACAATGGCAAGCGAGACTTTATTCTGGCCAATTTATCGGATGCCTGTTTGACAGAAAGATGCTTGGTACAGATCGATCTGAGTCAATCTCAACTAATCGATGCTAACCTATCCCGATCGAATTTGCGGTGTGCAAATTTGTCAGCCGCTGTGCTGACTAGAGCGACTTTGTGGAGATCTAACCTCACCAGTGCGAGTCTGATGTCGGCCAACCTCAATGAAGCAAGATTGATTAGAGCTATTCTGACTGGCATTGATGGCGATCGAGCATCGTTACACAAGGCCGACTTACGCTTGGCAAGTTTACAAGGAGCCAATCTCAGTCAAGTTAATTTAGTCGGTGCGGACTTGCGATATGCCGATTTAACTGGAGTCAATTTAACTGGGGCAAATTTGAGCAGAGCCAACCTTACCGGAGCCAATCTCACTAAAGCCGATCTGCGTGGCGTGACGCTCGCACAAGCTATCTTAGAGAATACAAATCTATGTGAGGCATCTTTAATCGATGTAGATCTCAGTTGTGTCGATTTGCGTCATGCCATTTTGGGATAA